The Sulfolobus islandicus Y.N.15.51 sequence TTCTGTATCGCTCTATCGGTAGCCTTACCTACTTTTATAGTAACGGGAACACTTATGATACCACCACCGAGTAATTTATCATACCCTAACTCATTTAAGTCTACTATCTTTTTTCCATCTATTTCTTTAATTTTTATAGAACCACTCACTAATAACTCATTAAGTTTTCTCAACGAAATAGCACTTGTCAATTTTGTAGTGGGGTTTCTGAATCCATGCTTCCCATACCATCCTTCACCGTATTTAACTAACCATGACCATTTCTCCTTATGCATGCCAATTTGTCTACCACCCTGTGATCCTCTATCCCTATGTTGACCCCTAATACCCCATCCCATGGTTCGCGATCCTCTCATTTTTCTACTCTTTTTCTCTCTTCTTACTACCATTTTACATCATCCTCCTCATTAATTCATTTATCTTATCTCCTCTATATCCGAACTCACCTTTATTTTTATAGGGCCTTTTAACACTACCCTTAAACCCACCTTTGGGTGGATGTAATCGAATAGGCAACTTAAAATATTGATCAAGTTTATGTAGGTAAATCTTGCCTTCATATAGCTGTTTTACCATTGTATCAATATTTTCAATCTTTAACACTTCTTTAACATAACTATCTGAAACCTTATCCCCTTTTGCTGTTTCAAGTCTCTTTATAATTAGTAGCTTTAAAGTATCTGGATCTATCTCTCCCCATGTGACATATGGAGAAACTTTATTTAGCATACCCAGTATTTGAGATGTTTTTGGATACATCATCGTATTGAAATTATACCTTAATCTCAACATCTCTAATGTCTCATTAATATACCAAGGAGCCTTTGCCCAACCTCTAATTCTAATTATGCCTAGTAGCTCCACCATATCTGATTACCTCTTCCTAGCCCAATCTTGTAAAGTTACGAAGTTATAAGTGTTATAAAGTGCACTATATCCAGCTCTGACAAAATTCTCTGTAGTTCTAGTCTCACCTTTTGTAGTAGACCAAGCATCCCTAATACCAGC is a genomic window containing:
- a CDS encoding uL15 family ribosomal protein; translated protein: MVVRREKKSRKMRGSRTMGWGIRGQHRDRGSQGGRQIGMHKEKWSWLVKYGEGWYGKHGFRNPTTKLTSAISLRKLNELLVSGSIKIKEIDGKKIVDLNELGYDKLLGGGIISVPVTIKVGKATDRAIQKVKQIGGEVILSPTE
- the rpmD gene encoding 50S ribosomal protein L30, with the translated sequence MVELLGIIRIRGWAKAPWYINETLEMLRLRYNFNTMMYPKTSQILGMLNKVSPYVTWGEIDPDTLKLLIIKRLETAKGDKVSDSYVKEVLKIENIDTMVKQLYEGKIYLHKLDQYFKLPIRLHPPKGGFKGSVKRPYKNKGEFGYRGDKINELMRRMM